Sequence from the Methanocella sp. genome:
AGGTGGGCGGACGAATCGGGCCTCACGCCGGACTATGTGCGCTATGGCTTCTGGCGCTGGAAGTCGCACCCGAACAAAATGCTCAACATAGCTCGGGAAAAGCACATCCCCCTGAAGCCGTCCTATAAGAGTGGTATGGCGCTGGATATCATAAGGGGCGTAAGCCCCTGCACGCTGGGCGGATACAGCATAGAGGGAGTCCTGCGTCTGCCGAATAGGGCGCCGAACCCGATGCTGATGGAGATGCTCAAGACCATCGGCACTCCCGTATATTCGGAGGACCTGGACGTCATACTGGTCCGGGCGCCGAAGGGGAAGACGGCCAAGCTATTCGCCGGAGGCCAGATCTACGCCTCGGCGAACGACAAAGAAAGTGCAGGAAGGCTCTTCGAGGATACGGTCAGGCAGGTGCTGCGGGCCTCGCTGTGCACGAAATGCCGCATCTGCGTGAAGGCGTGCCCGAAGCATGCCATCAGGCTGGACGGTCATATAAAGATCGATGAGAGGCGCTGCGACCACTGCGGCCGCTGCACGAAAGGCTGTGTCGTAGCCCGGTACTACGACCGCCTGGTAAATAAAAAGATACCGCCTTCGACCAGGTTAACCGATGGTGATATAAAGTTTAAATAAGCTATTTATAAATACGTCGTATATGCGACGTATACTTTTATTCATCTGTAGTGCCTTGGCGGCCTTTTCATTTGCTTTTATCATGCCAGCGTTAGCCGATAGCCAGTTGTTCTCCATATCCGGGCAGGTCATCGACGCGACGGGCAGCCCGGTCGCCGGGGCGAACGTAACACTCATCGATTACGCTTATAACGTGATCGGCGTAATGAAGACGGACGATAACGGCAGCTACGATTTCGTTAACGTGAACTCCAGCACCGCCACGATCACCGTCCGGGTCTCGCTGGATAAGAACGGCAAAACGTACAAAGTACCCTCGTACTACACGCGCTGGTATCCGGCCCAGGGCAACGTATCCATAAAGAGCGAGGAGACGCAGTTCGCCGATTACCCGGAGCCGGCGGAGGGCTATCTCTACGGCGCCATCAAGTCGGGCACGTCCGCCGATGCACGTTTCATCACCGGGGACGTGTATTTAACATCGGTATCGACCGGAGTAAAATACCACCAGGTCGCCAACAACACCGACGGCAAAGGCAGTTTTTATTTCCATGTGCCGCCGGGCGATTATGATATTTATGCCGTCCATGTCGAAAATGGCAAAAAGACCGAGACAGCCACACTGCGCGTCACGGTCCAGCCCGCCTGGAACGTCAACGAGCACCTCCCCGTCGTCCTGGTCATTGAGCCTGGCCTCATACCACTGCCACTCCACATGCTCCCGCAGATAAGCTCGCCTGTCCCGGCCATTTCAACGCCACAGGCGACAGGATTTTCTTATACGCCTCTGGCGCTCGCCGGGTTAATCGGCCTCCTTCTGCTCACGGGCCTCTATTTCGTATTCCAAAAACTATAGGCCCATTTTTTATTTTTATCAGTGCGCCGGCCTCAAGCCCTACCAAAAAATATATCCCCTTAATAAGCTCCATTAGGGTGCCCGAATATTAATATTCGAAAGGTTTAAACGTGCAGGGTATATAATAAGCACTAGTCTATTAATGATACTAGATCATTAAAGACTAAGCTTAGTCGATTAGCGATACGGGGTATCGCTAATGACCGTAAAATGTACGAAAGCTCAAGGGCTGAGGTAGGGTGCCATCTTCAATCCGAACAGGCTCATGACGGCAGTATAGCC
This genomic interval carries:
- a CDS encoding carboxypeptidase-like regulatory domain-containing protein; amino-acid sequence: MPALADSQLFSISGQVIDATGSPVAGANVTLIDYAYNVIGVMKTDDNGSYDFVNVNSSTATITVRVSLDKNGKTYKVPSYYTRWYPAQGNVSIKSEETQFADYPEPAEGYLYGAIKSGTSADARFITGDVYLTSVSTGVKYHQVANNTDGKGSFYFHVPPGDYDIYAVHVENGKKTETATLRVTVQPAWNVNEHLPVVLVIEPGLIPLPLHMLPQISSPVPAISTPQATGFSYTPLALAGLIGLLLLTGLYFVFQKL